GGTCCACTTTGAAGGAGAAGAAGGGATCACTGAGGTCCGGAGCAGGTGTCCTCTGGAAGGGAGGTGTGTCCAAAAGGCCCTCCTCAGAGTACTGGTGGAGGGTGTCTGCCAGGGAGAGTGCCGAAGGCAGGGTCGCTGAGTAGGCAGCGGTGTAGGAAGACGAGGGCTCCAGGATGTTGGGGCAGCTGGAACTTTCTCGGTAGAGGCGCGGGGGCTTGGGTGGGGCCAGCAGGGTAGCCCGGGGCTGCTCATCCCCCCACAGTGGCAGGCGCCGGCCATCTGGCCTCCCCCGCAGCTCCCGGATGACCTCTCGGTTACTGTACTCTTCATGGTCCCCGCCGGCCGTGCTGGCCTGGCTGAGCACGCTGCCCTGTCGCCGGAGTCGCCGTGGCCTCCCCAGGCTCAGCCTCTTAAAGAAGGAGGCATTGCGGAAGGAGCCTTTCCGCCAGGTTTCCATTGGGCCCCAGGGAGCCAGCAGACAAGCTTGGTATCTCAGAAGCTTGGATCAAGGGCAGCTAGGGACCATCTGGTCCCACTGGAGCAGTGATGGGCAAGAATCAGCGAGGCAGCCCTTGTGGGCAGAAGCGGGGGCCTCCAGGTTTCTGCTCAGCACAGACCTTCAAGCCAGCATCATGGATGGTGAACCGAGGTCCCGGGATGTGGGCACTCCTGTCCAGGAGAGCTGAGAGCTGGGAGTTCCTGGTGACCGGAGTTTCCCAGAGGGACAGGAGTGGCCTGGTTACTTGATAGGGCAGTGGAAAAACCCCAGGAGGAAGAAACAGCACTTACAGAGCTGGAGTGAAGGCAGCCGTGGCAGTCAGAGGTGGATCTTCTTCCCCAGCGCCGGGCTCCTCCTGGGCCCAAGCTCACCTTCTCCCTGGTCTCCAGGGCAGCGTGGGGCCGGGCCTCTCCGCCGGTTGGTCTTGGACTCTGATTAGTGGCTTGCTGTTTGTGCcagtgtgtggtggtggtggagctGTGTTGTTGTCTTCGCTGACTCAGTCAGGTGGGAAGCCAGGTTTCACGCTCTGAGGTAATTGCAGCATCCGCAGGCAGGGATTGGGGCAGCGCAGCCAACACCCCAGGGGCTCTGGGGAGCTTAAGATTCCTCTGGGGACTCGTCTGGGGGAAGCCCTGCTTTGTGGGTTACTAtgctgcctcctcttcccctgcAGCCTCactgccccaggccctggcagggAGGCGCGGCTCCCCAGCCCCCCATGTGTCTAGAGGGAGGAGCTAAGGGAGGTGGGAGTTAACTGAAAGGCGGGCTTGTGGATTGttgggaaggaagggagaccTGTCGCTGGTGTGGGTGACTCAGCCCTGCACCCAGTGACAGGCCCTCATTAGCAGAGCCCGCAAGgatgggggaaggaggcaggggggA
This DNA window, taken from Camelus dromedarius isolate mCamDro1 chromosome 5, mCamDro1.pat, whole genome shotgun sequence, encodes the following:
- the C5H15orf62 gene encoding uncharacterized protein C15orf62 homolog, mitochondrial, with protein sequence METWRKGSFRNASFFKRLSLGRPRRLRRQGSVLSQASTAGGDHEEYSNREVIRELRGRPDGRRLPLWGDEQPRATLLAPPKPPRLYRESSSCPNILEPSSSYTAAYSATLPSALSLADTLHQYSEEGLLDTPPFQRTPAPDLSDPFFSFKVDLGISLLEEVLQILREQFPSEPCF